One Paenibacillus sp. FSL W8-0186 genomic window carries:
- a CDS encoding formate/nitrite transporter family protein, which produces MAYYKPPQIAEITVDTGVQKARNPLLTVMILGFLGGAFIALGFLLDIRVISNAPQEWGSIVNFIGAAVFPIGLILVLLAGGELLTGNMMAVPLARMAGRITTLEMLKNILLITVANFLGAVFVAYFFGHVVGLTASGPYLDKLIAMAGHKLDDSFLQAFVSGIGCNWLVALAVWLSYGADNMSGKILGIWFPTMAFVAIGFQHVVANMFLIPAAIFEGYFSWGDYVRNFVPVWLGNLTGGALFVAGAYWTAYLKDRKTEAVQQPELASIPVSKHA; this is translated from the coding sequence ATGGCTTATTACAAACCGCCGCAAATCGCGGAAATAACCGTGGATACGGGAGTCCAGAAGGCGCGTAATCCCCTGCTGACTGTGATGATATTAGGATTTCTCGGCGGAGCGTTTATCGCGCTTGGATTTCTGCTCGATATACGGGTAATCAGCAATGCGCCGCAGGAATGGGGAAGCATCGTCAATTTCATCGGTGCAGCCGTTTTCCCGATCGGCCTAATTCTCGTGCTGCTTGCTGGCGGTGAGCTGTTGACAGGCAACATGATGGCCGTGCCGCTCGCACGGATGGCGGGGCGCATTACGACGCTGGAAATGCTGAAGAATATCCTGCTCATTACGGTCGCCAACTTTCTCGGCGCCGTCTTTGTAGCTTATTTCTTCGGGCATGTCGTCGGACTGACGGCCAGCGGTCCTTATCTTGATAAATTGATCGCGATGGCCGGACATAAGCTGGATGACAGCTTTCTGCAGGCCTTCGTATCCGGGATCGGCTGCAACTGGCTTGTTGCGCTTGCCGTGTGGCTGTCCTACGGCGCCGATAATATGAGCGGCAAAATCCTCGGCATCTGGTTCCCGACGATGGCCTTTGTCGCCATCGGCTTTCAGCACGTTGTCGCCAACATGTTCCTAATCCCCGCAGCGATATTTGAGGGTTATTTCTCTTGGGGAGATTATGTCCGAAATTTTGTGCCTGTCTGGCTAGGCAATTTAACCGGCGGCGCTTTGTTTGTCGCGGGTGCATATTGGACGGCTTATTTAAAGGATAGAAAAACAGAAGCTGTGCAGCAGCCCGAGCTTGCATCCATTCCCGTAAGCAAGCACGCATAA
- a CDS encoding molybdopterin oxidoreductase family protein, translated as MVREENGVFPAVCPLDCPDTCGLLLHKEDGKIVKVTGNPAHPVTKGAICNKVRNMTERIYHPERILYPLRRTGAKGEGKFERMTWDEAIGEIAGRFTELIRDYGSESIMPYSFYGNMGALSVDGMDRRFFHRIGSTRLDQGICNAAGNVGWKYTMGFMGGKSPEETAKAKLFIVWGQNTISTNMHAWSIMEKARKQGAKLVVIDVHRNRTGDRADWFIPLHPGTDAALALGLMHVLFDRGLVNEEFLEKYTIGHQELREHVKQYTPDKVAAITGVPAGDIVKLAKMYGETSPAFIQIGNGLQHHDNGGMNIRTIVCLPALTGQWLVEGGGAIKANGDYSKFNGAALERSDLRANPDARIVSMNQLGEALLSLDPPIRGMFVYCANPAVVAPDTDKVERGLLREDLFTVVHDLFMTDTAKYADIILPATSTFENTDVYRSYWHHYIQLQEPVIPPQGESKSNMEVFKLLAQAMRFTEEAFQDTEEDMIRQALDHPANPHIEHITLDGLKEHRFLKLNMEYQSRYFTAPPTPSGKIELYSQRMAEAGLPPLPTYVPLVEGYDGERRPGTGSRYPLMFISPPNHSFLNSTFANVEKLAALEKEPTLQIHPEDAMARGISDGDAVLVWNDRGQFEVTAAITDKMLPGTVVSQGLWWEQDGKRQRANALTPERLADMGNGATFFSTVVEVKRQRKCLPNR; from the coding sequence ATGGTCCGAGAGGAGAACGGAGTGTTTCCGGCTGTGTGTCCATTGGATTGTCCGGATACCTGCGGCCTGTTACTGCATAAAGAAGACGGAAAAATCGTAAAGGTGACGGGGAATCCCGCGCATCCGGTCACGAAAGGCGCCATCTGCAATAAAGTCCGCAACATGACGGAGCGTATATATCATCCGGAACGTATTCTCTACCCGCTGCGGCGGACGGGAGCCAAGGGCGAAGGAAAATTCGAGCGGATGACTTGGGACGAAGCCATTGGCGAAATTGCCGGGCGATTTACGGAATTGATTCGCGATTACGGCTCGGAGAGCATTATGCCTTACAGCTTCTACGGCAATATGGGAGCGCTGAGCGTGGATGGCATGGATCGCCGTTTCTTTCACAGGATTGGCTCGACCCGGCTGGATCAAGGGATTTGCAATGCTGCCGGCAACGTAGGCTGGAAGTATACGATGGGATTCATGGGGGGGAAGAGTCCGGAGGAGACCGCCAAGGCCAAGCTGTTCATTGTATGGGGACAGAACACGATCAGCACGAATATGCACGCATGGTCCATTATGGAAAAGGCGCGCAAGCAAGGGGCGAAGCTCGTCGTTATCGATGTGCATCGGAATCGGACCGGCGACCGGGCGGATTGGTTCATTCCGCTCCATCCGGGAACGGATGCGGCTCTGGCGCTCGGCTTGATGCATGTCCTGTTCGACCGCGGCCTGGTGAACGAGGAGTTCCTCGAGAAGTATACTATTGGCCATCAAGAGCTGCGCGAGCATGTGAAGCAGTATACGCCGGACAAGGTGGCAGCCATTACCGGGGTTCCGGCGGGTGATATCGTCAAGCTAGCCAAGATGTACGGGGAAACATCTCCGGCGTTCATACAAATCGGCAACGGACTGCAGCATCACGACAATGGCGGCATGAACATCCGGACGATCGTCTGCCTTCCAGCGCTGACGGGGCAGTGGCTCGTCGAGGGAGGCGGCGCCATTAAAGCGAACGGTGATTATTCCAAATTCAATGGAGCGGCGTTGGAGCGTTCCGACCTCCGGGCGAATCCCGATGCCCGGATCGTCAGCATGAATCAGCTCGGCGAGGCGCTGCTGTCCCTGGATCCGCCGATCCGGGGAATGTTCGTCTACTGCGCGAACCCGGCTGTGGTAGCCCCGGATACAGACAAGGTGGAGCGAGGCTTGCTGCGCGAGGATTTGTTCACGGTCGTACATGATCTGTTCATGACGGATACGGCCAAATATGCGGATATTATCCTGCCGGCAACATCAACCTTCGAGAATACGGACGTATACCGGTCCTACTGGCATCACTACATCCAGCTTCAGGAGCCGGTCATTCCCCCGCAGGGCGAGAGCAAGAGCAATATGGAGGTATTCAAGCTGCTTGCGCAGGCAATGAGGTTCACGGAGGAGGCATTTCAGGATACGGAAGAGGATATGATTCGCCAGGCGCTGGATCACCCGGCAAATCCGCATATCGAGCATATTACGCTGGATGGATTGAAGGAGCACCGCTTCCTGAAGCTGAATATGGAATATCAGAGCCGTTATTTCACAGCGCCGCCAACCCCTTCCGGCAAAATTGAACTGTATTCGCAGCGCATGGCCGAGGCCGGACTTCCGCCGTTGCCCACTTATGTTCCGCTCGTGGAAGGCTATGACGGCGAACGGCGGCCAGGCACAGGCTCCCGCTATCCGCTCATGTTCATTTCGCCGCCGAACCACAGCTTTCTCAACTCCACCTTCGCGAATGTGGAGAAGCTGGCAGCGCTGGAGAAGGAGCCGACGCTGCAAATTCATCCGGAGGACGCGATGGCGCGGGGAATATCTGACGGAGACGCGGTTCTCGTGTGGAACGATCGCGGGCAGTTCGAAGTAACGGCGGCGATAACGGATAAAATGCTGCCAGGCACCGTTGTCAGCCAGGGTCTGTGGTGGGAGCAGGATGGCAAGCGCCAGCGTGCGAATGCACTTACCCCTGAACGCCTTGCCGATATGGGGAATGGGGCGACTTTCTTCTCGACTGTTGTTGAGGTAAAGCGTCAACGGAAGTGCTTGCCGAATCGATAA
- a CDS encoding MFS transporter, with the protein MKFLEQYPKEVKGFLVASLVNSAGGSLMWPLVSMYVFDELGRSMADAGFVILIQSVGGIAGQLLGGGLYHRIGVKRLIVGSLILNALGLFTLPFISSYWLFFVAMMGFIGFCNAVSLPAIQAFVGFRFADRRGELFNVIYVANNIGVAVGTALSGFLAEFSYHLSFILNGVTAAGFALFFFAYLSRIDGIGGEAAVKLKKGAPSEGKGMGLLLGNTRIYLYMGLGSLFLWFGNSIWNTGVSPYIISEGMSKTAYGYLWTLNGILIFVAQPVTGAIKRMFARTENAQMTISAMFYLSAYIVIVIMNNYPGMVLAMVLATLGEMLISPAIPSFIAERCGKEAPFYIGLVGGLGAAGRVIGPYIMGSMYDGGGLPPVAWLAAGTAVLSISFFFAHSRMNRANAALERTV; encoded by the coding sequence TTGAAATTTTTGGAGCAGTATCCTAAAGAAGTGAAAGGTTTTCTAGTCGCCAGTCTTGTCAATTCCGCAGGCGGGTCGCTCATGTGGCCGCTCGTGTCGATGTATGTGTTTGATGAGCTGGGCCGCAGCATGGCGGACGCCGGCTTCGTCATTCTGATCCAATCCGTCGGCGGCATCGCCGGACAGCTCCTTGGAGGCGGGCTGTATCACAGAATCGGCGTTAAAAGATTGATCGTCGGCTCCCTGATTCTAAATGCGCTCGGATTGTTTACATTGCCTTTTATTAGCAGCTACTGGCTGTTTTTTGTGGCGATGATGGGCTTCATCGGCTTCTGCAATGCCGTGTCGCTTCCGGCAATCCAGGCGTTTGTCGGCTTTCGGTTTGCCGACCGGCGCGGAGAGCTGTTTAATGTCATTTATGTGGCCAACAATATTGGAGTAGCCGTCGGTACGGCGCTGAGCGGATTTCTGGCCGAATTTTCCTATCATTTGAGCTTTATTCTGAATGGAGTAACCGCGGCCGGGTTCGCGTTGTTCTTCTTCGCTTATTTGTCACGGATCGACGGGATCGGCGGCGAAGCAGCGGTGAAGTTGAAGAAGGGAGCTCCCTCCGAAGGCAAGGGGATGGGGCTGCTTCTTGGAAATACGCGAATTTATCTCTATATGGGGCTTGGCTCGCTGTTTCTCTGGTTCGGCAACTCAATATGGAACACCGGGGTGTCCCCGTATATTATTTCCGAAGGGATGTCCAAGACTGCCTATGGTTATTTGTGGACGTTGAACGGCATATTGATCTTCGTTGCCCAGCCGGTGACGGGGGCGATCAAGCGAATGTTTGCCCGTACGGAGAATGCTCAGATGACGATTAGCGCGATGTTCTACTTGTCGGCCTACATCGTCATTGTCATCATGAACAATTATCCGGGCATGGTGCTGGCAATGGTGCTGGCCACGCTTGGAGAGATGCTGATTTCTCCCGCGATCCCTTCGTTTATAGCCGAGCGGTGCGGCAAGGAGGCGCCGTTCTATATCGGGCTTGTAGGCGGTCTGGGAGCTGCAGGAAGAGTGATCGGCCCGTATATTATGGGATCGATGTATGATGGCGGCGGTCTTCCGCCGGTCGCTTGGCTGGCTGCCGGGACCGCGGTGTTATCCATCAGCTTCTTCTTCGCCCATTCCCGGATGAACCGGGCAAATGCTGCCCTGGAGCGTACGGTATGA
- a CDS encoding GNAT family N-acetyltransferase — protein sequence MHGDETDVPRKFSIWIRRSELRDAVQLMEIDALVWTSRTSPSPIKWASREQYLRNCPPGGQLVAVIGERVCGYLGFAAPTAMPCHRHVYEIHVAIHPAYRRLGIGSSLMAAMKELAAEEGIRKLSLRVLSTNPCAVAFYESCGFMMQGRLIAEYCIEGEYVDDILMWCPVIPPASDGK from the coding sequence ATGCATGGCGATGAAACGGATGTGCCTCGGAAGTTCAGCATCTGGATCAGGCGATCGGAGCTGCGGGATGCAGTTCAATTAATGGAGATTGACGCGTTGGTCTGGACAAGCCGGACTAGCCCCTCTCCTATCAAATGGGCGTCCCGGGAGCAATATTTGCGGAACTGCCCGCCAGGCGGCCAGCTCGTAGCTGTAATCGGTGAGCGGGTGTGCGGATATTTGGGTTTTGCCGCACCGACGGCGATGCCATGCCATCGCCATGTGTATGAAATTCATGTGGCGATTCATCCGGCTTACCGGCGGCTCGGAATTGGAAGCAGTCTAATGGCGGCAATGAAGGAGCTTGCCGCGGAAGAGGGCATCCGTAAGCTCTCTCTGCGCGTGCTCAGCACGAATCCTTGCGCTGTTGCCTTTTATGAAAGCTGCGGGTTTATGATGCAGGGCAGGCTGATTGCGGAATATTGCATTGAAGGGGAATATGTGGACGATATTTTAATGTGGTGCCCGGTTATCCCTCCAGCAAGTGATGGCA